The following coding sequences lie in one Miscanthus floridulus cultivar M001 chromosome 9, ASM1932011v1, whole genome shotgun sequence genomic window:
- the LOC136483523 gene encoding disease resistance protein RGA5-like isoform X3, protein MEAAVSSSLGAMGPVLRKLDLLLAPESRLRKRVKDGIGLLKQDLEEVSSALVDLSMLDTPSLRAKCWMEEARELSYHIEDLVDDLMLIRTDAGAKLKSVSSHRVGRVKVALLPAPPRRSTRVAKIAHLRDLLWQASERLERYQLDACCSSPKHMNLITQHRRAPALYGDAANLVGIEASRIKLIEMLTGEAEQQLKVVSIVGPAGVGKTTLAKEIFRELRGQFELQAFVHASRKVDMRRLLGSILSQVQPHHQLPSVAGTVQSLIDSIQEQLRHKRYFIVIDDLWEETAWDIVRGAFPEGNNFSRIVATTENMNVALKCCGYMANNILKMKPLGIQDSGYLFFNRVFGSEQQCPDELKEVSYGIIRKCCGLPLSLIHVAGLLASIDYSELWYHVHDHLCSILNRSHTVEEIQKKILNLSYNSLPHCLKTCLLYFSMYPEGYIMWKVHLVKQWIAESFINAEQGKDREEIAEGYFEELVNRGMIQPMKIDYNDEVLSCTVHHIIFDVINHNSKEEEFIAAIDYSQPITGLSTKAHRLSFRSSSAKYANQPAVIAMSQLRSIGFFGLLKCMPPIVEFKHLRVLILEFWGNHDGHMSLNLSRIHILFQLRYLKITSDIMVELPEQMQGLHYLETLEIDARVSAVPFDIVHLPSLLHLGLRDATKQLDGIGHIKSLSTLWYFDLGYNSEDNIRSLGQLTNLQHLHLTCSAVLSSNHLKRKLILLVSSLGKLGNLKSLTLTPDALTTSFFFDTSSSISCISIFLQRLELLPPICFFSRLPTRFGELHKLRILKIVVKELQGNDINNIAGLPSLVVFSLYVWTALTGTVIFSTMAFPALKYFKFTCGVMCLSFQAGAMPNLQRLKLCFNAHRGEHHGRVLNGIEHLLNLQEVAGRIGVSPDGDESDRRVVKLSFEDTIRKHPRYPRVDSQSVDFIEEEYHPLHMLPQGQQEGSSGQHEIIEKDCAEGTNKDLDSRLANETFKLGELSCTICQALLHECSRCKPCSHKFCKACVSPFKDCPLCGADIEGVEPDAEVQALVHLFIDSHARIKRSHAAGEAEVLGGKNKVIYEDVSMERGAFLVQQAMRAFRAQNIGSAKTRLSMCAEDMREELSSSVDNIDLRSQLGAVLGMLGDCCRVLGDAPSAITYYEESAELLSKLPAKDLEILHTLSVSLNKIGDLHYYEGDLQSARSYYARTLDIRRNAVKEHLAVASQTVVIQDWVRERDVSAGISRNPELMAAKMSVSHAEDIEISLCDGNSEDERWRHKIGSLRRKAIHVLKKRGRRLVDFRFPPAAISIEDNRDVEELRAVASFRDRLAAHDLLPEKHDDFHMMLRFMKARKFEAEKAMQMWSEMLKWRKEFGTDTILEDFVFEELDDVLRYYPQGYHGVDCEGRPVYIERLGKVDPNKLMQITSVDRYIKYHVQEFERAFRERFPACSMAAKRHIDSITTILDVQGVGFKNFSKTARELVHRMQKIDSDYYPETLHQMFVVNAGSGFKWIWNSVKGFLDPKTSSKIHVLGSNYQSRLLEVIDSSELPEFLGGLCTCSDKGGCLGSSKGPWNDPYILKLIHNLEAGCVREIKPISEVDERSSSSFRLEQMKWQGMLSDTSNAESGSDVDDFGPSFVHKVSDYGCLTPVHEEMY, encoded by the exons ATGGAGGCTGCAGTAAGTTCCTCCTTGGGCGCCATGGGCCCTGTTCTCAGGAAGCTCGATCTGCTGCTAGCTCCCGAATCCCGGCTACGGAAGAGGGTGAAGGATGGAATCGGACTCCTCAAGCAAGATCTAGAGGAAGTAAGCTCCGCCCTCGTGGATCTATCGATGCTGGATACTCCCAGCCTCAGGGCCAAGTGCTGGATGGAGGAGGCGCGAGAACTGTCTTACCATATAGAAGACCTTGTCGACGACTTGATGCTGATCCGCACAGACGCCGGTGCCAAGCTAAAATCTGTCAGCAGCCATAGGGTTGGTCGCGTGAAGGTTGCTCTGCTTCCGGCGCCGCCGAGGCGCAGCACAAGGGTCGCCAAGATTGCCCATTTGAGGGATCTACTGTGGCAGGCTAGCGAGCGGCTCGAAAGGTACCAGCTTGACGCTTGTTGCTCCAGCCCGAAGCATATGAATCTGATCACTCAGCACCGCCGGGCTCCGGCGTTGTATGGAGATGCGGCCAATCTTGTCGGAATCGAGGCCTCCAGGATCAAACTGATTGAAATGCTTACTGGGGAAGCTGAGCAGCAGCTGAAAGTGGTTTCCATTGTCGGACCTGCAGGTGTTGGTAAGACCACTCTTGCTAAAGAAATTTTCCGTGAACTTAGAGGCCAATTTGAGTTGCAAGCATTTGTACATGCTTCGCGAAAGGTTGACATGAGAAGGCTTCTTGGGAGCATTCTCTCCCAAGTTCAGCCGCACCACCAACTACCCTCTGTTGCTGGTACAGTGCAGAGCCTCATTGACAGTATTCAGGAACAACTCCGACATAAGAG GTACTTCATTGTAATTGATGATTTATGGGAAGAAACAGCATGGGACATTGTAAGAGGTGCTTTTCCAGAGGGAAATAATTTCAGTAGAATTGTAGCAACTACAGAAAACATGAATGTAGCTCTTAAGTGTTGTGGTTATATGgcaaataatattttgaagatgaAACCTCTTGGCATTCAAGACTCTGGATACTTATTCTTCAATCGAGTTTTTGGCTCTGAACAACAATGTCCTGATGAACTGAAAGAAGTTTCATATGGTATTATAAGAAAATGTTGCGGTCTTCCACTGTCCCTCATCCATGTAGCTGGTCTTTTAGCAAGCATAGACTACTCAGAGCTGTGGTACCATGTACATGATCATTTATGCTCCATTCTTAATAGAAGTCATACAGTTGAAGAGATCcagaaaaaaatattaaaccttaGTTACAATAGTCTTCCTCATTGTTTGAAGACATGCCTGCTGTATTTCAGTATGTACCCAGAGGGTTACATAATGTGGAAGGTTCATCTGGTGAAGCAATGGATAGCTGAAAGTTTTATTAATGCAGAACAAGGAAAAGACAGAGAGGAAATTGCAGAGGGCTATTTTGAGGAACTTGTCAATAGGGGAATGATCCAACCTATGAAAATTGACTACAATGATGAGGTCTTGTCCTGTACAGTGCACCATATTATATTTGATGTTATTAATCACAATTCCAAGGAAGAGGAATTTATTGCTGCAATAGATTACTCTCAACCCATAACAGGTCTTTCTACAAAGGCCCATCGACTGTCCTTCCGATCTAGTAGTGCAAAATAtgcaaaccaaccagcagtaataGCAATGTCACAATTGCGATCAATTGGTTTCTTTGGATTATTAAAGTGTATGCCTCCAATTGTGGAATTTAAGCATCTCCGAGTTCTAATCCTTGAATTTTGGGGCAATCATGATGGGCACATGAGTTTGAACCTCTCAAGAATTCACATATTATTTCAACTGCGATATTTGAAGATTACAAGTGATATCATGGTTGAACTACCAGAACAGATGCAAGGGCTACATTATTTGGAAACACTAGAAATAGATGCAAGAGTATCTGCAGTTCCTTTTGATATTGTCCATCTTCCAAGTCTGTTGCATCTTGGTCTTCGAGATGCAACAAAGCAACTGGATGGGATTGGACACATCAAATCCCTAAGTACACTGTGGTATTTTGACCTCGGATATAACTCTGAAGACAATATACGGAGCTTAGGGCAGTTGACAAACCTTCAGCATCTTCATCTAACCTGTTCTGCAGTTCTGTCCAGTAACCATCTGAAGAGAAAGCTGATACTGCTAGTTTCTTCTCTTGGGAAACTTGGCAATCTTAAATCTCTCACCCTGACTCCTGATGCCTTAACAACATCCTTCTTCTTTGATACCTCGAGCAGTATCTCCTGCATTTCCATCTTTCTTCAGAGACTTGAGTTGTTGCCACCAATTTGCTTCTTTTCCAGATTGCCCACTCGGTTTGGTGAACTGCACAAACTCCGCATTTTGAAAATTGTGGTGAAAGAACTGCAGGGAAATGATATTAATAACATTGCTGGATTACCTTCCCTTGTAGTTTTCTCACTGTATGTGTGGACAGCTCTGACTGGAACCGTCATCTTCAGCACCATGGCATTCCCAGCTCTCAAGTATTTCAAGTTCACATGCGGTGTGATGTGCTTGTCTTTTCAGGCAGGGGCCATGCCCAATCTTCAAAGGCTCAAACTTTGTTTCAATGCCCATAGAGGAGAGCATCATGGCAGAGTGCTCAATGGCATTGAGCACCTGTTAAACCTTCAGGAGGTCGCTGGACGAATTGGGGTCTCCCCAGATGGTGATGAATCTGACAGAAGGGTTGTCAAGTTATCATTTGAGGACACCATTAGAAAGCATCCAAGGTATCCTAGAGTTGACTCACAATCGGTAGATTTCATAGAGGAAGAATATCATCCTTTACATATGTTGCCTCAGGGGCAACAGGAAGGTTCATCAGGTCAACATGAGATTATAGAGAAAGACTGTGCAGAAGGTACAAACAAAGACCTTGATAGCAG ATTGGCAAATGAAACGTTTAAGCTCGGCGAACTCAGCTGCACGATCTGCCAGGCGCTTCTCCACGAATGCAGCAGATGCAAGCCCTGCTCCCATAAGTTCTGCAA GGCTTGTGTATCGCCCTTTAAGGACTGCCCGTTGTGCGGTGCTGATATAGAGGGCGTCGAGCCCGATGCTGAAGTTCAGGCCCTTGTCCATCTCTTCATTGACAGTCATGCCCGAATCAAAAGATCACATGCTGCAGGGGAGGCAGAAGTACTGGGTGGGAAGAACAAGGTGATATATGAGGATGTTTCCATGGAGAGAGGAGCTTTTCTGGTGCAGCAAGCTATGAGG GCTTTCCGTGCTCAGAATATTGGAAGTGCAAAGACAAGGCTCAGTATGTGTGCAGAAGATATGAGGGAGGAGTTGAGTTCTTCAGTAGATAATATAGATCTGCGCTCTCAGCTTGGAGCTGTTCTAGGAATGCTTGGGGATTGCTG TCGGGTGTTGGGAGATGCTCCTTCAGCAATCACTTACTATGAAGAAAGTGCCGAGTTACTCTCAAAATTGCCTGCAAAGGATCTTGAG ATACTCCACACTCTCTCAGTTTCACTTAATAAAATTGGAGACCTTCACTACTATGAAGGGGACTTGCAATCTGCACGAAGTTATTATGCCCGTACATTGGATATTCGCAGAAATGCAGTAAAAGAACACCTAGCAGTTGCCTCCCAG ACAGTGGTGATTCAAGATTGGGTGCGAGAGCGCGACGTCTCAGCTGGGATATCCAGGAATCCAGAATTGATGGCGGCGAAGATGTCTG TGAGCCATGCGGAGGACATTGAGATATCGCTGTGCGACGGCAACTCGGAGGACGAGCGGTGGCGGCACAAGATCGGCTCGCTGCGGCGGAAGGCCATCCACGTGCTCAAGAAGCGAGGGAGGCGTCTTGTCGACTTCCGCTTCCCGCCGGCTGCCATCTCCATCGAGGACAACCGCGACGTCGAGGAGTTGCGCGCCGTCGCCTCGTTCCGGGACCGCCTTGCCGCGCACGACCTCCTCCCCGAGAAGCATGATGACttccacatgatgctaag GTTCATGAAGGCCAGGAAGTTCGAAGCCGAGAAGGCAATGCAGATGTGGTCAGAGATGCTGAAATGGAGGAAGGAGTTCGGAACTGACACGATCCTTGAG GATTTTGTTTTTGAGGAACTGGATGATGTGCTGCGCTACTACCCTCAGGGCTACCATGGTGTTGACTGCGAGGGCCGGCCGGTGTACATCGAGAGGCTAGGGAAGGTGGATCCGAACAAGCTCATGCAGATCACGTCGGTGGATCGCTACATCAAGTACCATGTCCAGGAGTTTGAGAGGGCCTTCAGGGAGAGGTTCCCTGCCTGCTCAATGGCTGCTAAGAGGCACATTGACTCCATCACTACCATCTTGGACGTCCAGGGTGTG GGGTTTAAGAATTTCTCCAAGACTGCAAGAGAACTAGTACACCGGATGCAGAAGATTGATAGTGACTATTATCCTGAG ACACTCCACCAAATGTTTGTCGTGAACGCTGGCAGTGGATTCAAGTGGATCTGGAATAGTGTGAAGGGCTTCCTTGACCCAAAAACTTCATCCAAGATTCAT GTGCTCGGTTCGAACTACCAGAGTAGGCTTCTTGAAGTAATAGATTCGAG TGAGTTGCCAGAATTCCTTGGTGGTTTATGCACATGTAGTGACAAGGGTGGTTGTCTTGGATCGAGCAAAGGGCCGTGGAATGATCCTTATATATTGAAG CTGATCCACAATTTGGAAGCTGGATGCGTGAGGGAAATCAAACCTATTTCTGAGGTGGACGAAAGAAGCAGCTCTTCCTTTCGGCTGGAACAGATGAAA TGGCAGGGCATGTTAAGTGATACATCAAATGCTGAATCAGGATCTGATGTTGATGATTTTGGTCCGTCATTTGTTCATAAAGTTTCTGACTATGGTTGCTTGACTCCAGTTCATGAGGAA ATGTATTGA
- the LOC136483523 gene encoding disease resistance protein RGA5-like isoform X1, which translates to MEAAVSSSLGAMGPVLRKLDLLLAPESRLRKRVKDGIGLLKQDLEEVSSALVDLSMLDTPSLRAKCWMEEARELSYHIEDLVDDLMLIRTDAGAKLKSVSSHRVGRVKVALLPAPPRRSTRVAKIAHLRDLLWQASERLERYQLDACCSSPKHMNLITQHRRAPALYGDAANLVGIEASRIKLIEMLTGEAEQQLKVVSIVGPAGVGKTTLAKEIFRELRGQFELQAFVHASRKVDMRRLLGSILSQVQPHHQLPSVAGTVQSLIDSIQEQLRHKRYFIVIDDLWEETAWDIVRGAFPEGNNFSRIVATTENMNVALKCCGYMANNILKMKPLGIQDSGYLFFNRVFGSEQQCPDELKEVSYGIIRKCCGLPLSLIHVAGLLASIDYSELWYHVHDHLCSILNRSHTVEEIQKKILNLSYNSLPHCLKTCLLYFSMYPEGYIMWKVHLVKQWIAESFINAEQGKDREEIAEGYFEELVNRGMIQPMKIDYNDEVLSCTVHHIIFDVINHNSKEEEFIAAIDYSQPITGLSTKAHRLSFRSSSAKYANQPAVIAMSQLRSIGFFGLLKCMPPIVEFKHLRVLILEFWGNHDGHMSLNLSRIHILFQLRYLKITSDIMVELPEQMQGLHYLETLEIDARVSAVPFDIVHLPSLLHLGLRDATKQLDGIGHIKSLSTLWYFDLGYNSEDNIRSLGQLTNLQHLHLTCSAVLSSNHLKRKLILLVSSLGKLGNLKSLTLTPDALTTSFFFDTSSSISCISIFLQRLELLPPICFFSRLPTRFGELHKLRILKIVVKELQGNDINNIAGLPSLVVFSLYVWTALTGTVIFSTMAFPALKYFKFTCGVMCLSFQAGAMPNLQRLKLCFNAHRGEHHGRVLNGIEHLLNLQEVAGRIGVSPDGDESDRRVVKLSFEDTIRKHPRYPRVDSQSVDFIEEEYHPLHMLPQGQQEGSSGQHEIIEKDCAEGTNKDLDSRLANETFKLGELSCTICQALLHECSRCKPCSHKFCKACVSPFKDCPLCGADIEGVEPDAEVQALVHLFIDSHARIKRSHAAGEAEVLGGKNKVIYEDVSMERGAFLVQQAMRAFRAQNIGSAKTRLSMCAEDMREELSSSVDNIDLRSQLGAVLGMLGDCCRVLGDAPSAITYYEESAELLSKLPAKDLEILHTLSVSLNKIGDLHYYEGDLQSARSYYARTLDIRRNAVKEHLAVASQTVVIQDWVRERDVSAGISRNPELMAAKMSVSHAEDIEISLCDGNSEDERWRHKIGSLRRKAIHVLKKRGRRLVDFRFPPAAISIEDNRDVEELRAVASFRDRLAAHDLLPEKHDDFHMMLRFMKARKFEAEKAMQMWSEMLKWRKEFGTDTILEDFVFEELDDVLRYYPQGYHGVDCEGRPVYIERLGKVDPNKLMQITSVDRYIKYHVQEFERAFRERFPACSMAAKRHIDSITTILDVQGVGFKNFSKTARELVHRMQKIDSDYYPETLHQMFVVNAGSGFKWIWNSVKGFLDPKTSSKIHVLGSNYQSRLLEVIDSSELPEFLGGLCTCSDKGGCLGSSKGPWNDPYILKLIHNLEAGCVREIKPISEVDERSSSSFRLEQMKWQGMLSDTSNAESGSDVDDFGPSFVHKVSDYGCLTPVHEEVIDLATSFAKVADIDRNLGNESAAVKGLKEAIECLEKLKLGSKQASLEQRRLSVLDFLHNQLADNTMS; encoded by the exons ATGGAGGCTGCAGTAAGTTCCTCCTTGGGCGCCATGGGCCCTGTTCTCAGGAAGCTCGATCTGCTGCTAGCTCCCGAATCCCGGCTACGGAAGAGGGTGAAGGATGGAATCGGACTCCTCAAGCAAGATCTAGAGGAAGTAAGCTCCGCCCTCGTGGATCTATCGATGCTGGATACTCCCAGCCTCAGGGCCAAGTGCTGGATGGAGGAGGCGCGAGAACTGTCTTACCATATAGAAGACCTTGTCGACGACTTGATGCTGATCCGCACAGACGCCGGTGCCAAGCTAAAATCTGTCAGCAGCCATAGGGTTGGTCGCGTGAAGGTTGCTCTGCTTCCGGCGCCGCCGAGGCGCAGCACAAGGGTCGCCAAGATTGCCCATTTGAGGGATCTACTGTGGCAGGCTAGCGAGCGGCTCGAAAGGTACCAGCTTGACGCTTGTTGCTCCAGCCCGAAGCATATGAATCTGATCACTCAGCACCGCCGGGCTCCGGCGTTGTATGGAGATGCGGCCAATCTTGTCGGAATCGAGGCCTCCAGGATCAAACTGATTGAAATGCTTACTGGGGAAGCTGAGCAGCAGCTGAAAGTGGTTTCCATTGTCGGACCTGCAGGTGTTGGTAAGACCACTCTTGCTAAAGAAATTTTCCGTGAACTTAGAGGCCAATTTGAGTTGCAAGCATTTGTACATGCTTCGCGAAAGGTTGACATGAGAAGGCTTCTTGGGAGCATTCTCTCCCAAGTTCAGCCGCACCACCAACTACCCTCTGTTGCTGGTACAGTGCAGAGCCTCATTGACAGTATTCAGGAACAACTCCGACATAAGAG GTACTTCATTGTAATTGATGATTTATGGGAAGAAACAGCATGGGACATTGTAAGAGGTGCTTTTCCAGAGGGAAATAATTTCAGTAGAATTGTAGCAACTACAGAAAACATGAATGTAGCTCTTAAGTGTTGTGGTTATATGgcaaataatattttgaagatgaAACCTCTTGGCATTCAAGACTCTGGATACTTATTCTTCAATCGAGTTTTTGGCTCTGAACAACAATGTCCTGATGAACTGAAAGAAGTTTCATATGGTATTATAAGAAAATGTTGCGGTCTTCCACTGTCCCTCATCCATGTAGCTGGTCTTTTAGCAAGCATAGACTACTCAGAGCTGTGGTACCATGTACATGATCATTTATGCTCCATTCTTAATAGAAGTCATACAGTTGAAGAGATCcagaaaaaaatattaaaccttaGTTACAATAGTCTTCCTCATTGTTTGAAGACATGCCTGCTGTATTTCAGTATGTACCCAGAGGGTTACATAATGTGGAAGGTTCATCTGGTGAAGCAATGGATAGCTGAAAGTTTTATTAATGCAGAACAAGGAAAAGACAGAGAGGAAATTGCAGAGGGCTATTTTGAGGAACTTGTCAATAGGGGAATGATCCAACCTATGAAAATTGACTACAATGATGAGGTCTTGTCCTGTACAGTGCACCATATTATATTTGATGTTATTAATCACAATTCCAAGGAAGAGGAATTTATTGCTGCAATAGATTACTCTCAACCCATAACAGGTCTTTCTACAAAGGCCCATCGACTGTCCTTCCGATCTAGTAGTGCAAAATAtgcaaaccaaccagcagtaataGCAATGTCACAATTGCGATCAATTGGTTTCTTTGGATTATTAAAGTGTATGCCTCCAATTGTGGAATTTAAGCATCTCCGAGTTCTAATCCTTGAATTTTGGGGCAATCATGATGGGCACATGAGTTTGAACCTCTCAAGAATTCACATATTATTTCAACTGCGATATTTGAAGATTACAAGTGATATCATGGTTGAACTACCAGAACAGATGCAAGGGCTACATTATTTGGAAACACTAGAAATAGATGCAAGAGTATCTGCAGTTCCTTTTGATATTGTCCATCTTCCAAGTCTGTTGCATCTTGGTCTTCGAGATGCAACAAAGCAACTGGATGGGATTGGACACATCAAATCCCTAAGTACACTGTGGTATTTTGACCTCGGATATAACTCTGAAGACAATATACGGAGCTTAGGGCAGTTGACAAACCTTCAGCATCTTCATCTAACCTGTTCTGCAGTTCTGTCCAGTAACCATCTGAAGAGAAAGCTGATACTGCTAGTTTCTTCTCTTGGGAAACTTGGCAATCTTAAATCTCTCACCCTGACTCCTGATGCCTTAACAACATCCTTCTTCTTTGATACCTCGAGCAGTATCTCCTGCATTTCCATCTTTCTTCAGAGACTTGAGTTGTTGCCACCAATTTGCTTCTTTTCCAGATTGCCCACTCGGTTTGGTGAACTGCACAAACTCCGCATTTTGAAAATTGTGGTGAAAGAACTGCAGGGAAATGATATTAATAACATTGCTGGATTACCTTCCCTTGTAGTTTTCTCACTGTATGTGTGGACAGCTCTGACTGGAACCGTCATCTTCAGCACCATGGCATTCCCAGCTCTCAAGTATTTCAAGTTCACATGCGGTGTGATGTGCTTGTCTTTTCAGGCAGGGGCCATGCCCAATCTTCAAAGGCTCAAACTTTGTTTCAATGCCCATAGAGGAGAGCATCATGGCAGAGTGCTCAATGGCATTGAGCACCTGTTAAACCTTCAGGAGGTCGCTGGACGAATTGGGGTCTCCCCAGATGGTGATGAATCTGACAGAAGGGTTGTCAAGTTATCATTTGAGGACACCATTAGAAAGCATCCAAGGTATCCTAGAGTTGACTCACAATCGGTAGATTTCATAGAGGAAGAATATCATCCTTTACATATGTTGCCTCAGGGGCAACAGGAAGGTTCATCAGGTCAACATGAGATTATAGAGAAAGACTGTGCAGAAGGTACAAACAAAGACCTTGATAGCAG ATTGGCAAATGAAACGTTTAAGCTCGGCGAACTCAGCTGCACGATCTGCCAGGCGCTTCTCCACGAATGCAGCAGATGCAAGCCCTGCTCCCATAAGTTCTGCAA GGCTTGTGTATCGCCCTTTAAGGACTGCCCGTTGTGCGGTGCTGATATAGAGGGCGTCGAGCCCGATGCTGAAGTTCAGGCCCTTGTCCATCTCTTCATTGACAGTCATGCCCGAATCAAAAGATCACATGCTGCAGGGGAGGCAGAAGTACTGGGTGGGAAGAACAAGGTGATATATGAGGATGTTTCCATGGAGAGAGGAGCTTTTCTGGTGCAGCAAGCTATGAGG GCTTTCCGTGCTCAGAATATTGGAAGTGCAAAGACAAGGCTCAGTATGTGTGCAGAAGATATGAGGGAGGAGTTGAGTTCTTCAGTAGATAATATAGATCTGCGCTCTCAGCTTGGAGCTGTTCTAGGAATGCTTGGGGATTGCTG TCGGGTGTTGGGAGATGCTCCTTCAGCAATCACTTACTATGAAGAAAGTGCCGAGTTACTCTCAAAATTGCCTGCAAAGGATCTTGAG ATACTCCACACTCTCTCAGTTTCACTTAATAAAATTGGAGACCTTCACTACTATGAAGGGGACTTGCAATCTGCACGAAGTTATTATGCCCGTACATTGGATATTCGCAGAAATGCAGTAAAAGAACACCTAGCAGTTGCCTCCCAG ACAGTGGTGATTCAAGATTGGGTGCGAGAGCGCGACGTCTCAGCTGGGATATCCAGGAATCCAGAATTGATGGCGGCGAAGATGTCTG TGAGCCATGCGGAGGACATTGAGATATCGCTGTGCGACGGCAACTCGGAGGACGAGCGGTGGCGGCACAAGATCGGCTCGCTGCGGCGGAAGGCCATCCACGTGCTCAAGAAGCGAGGGAGGCGTCTTGTCGACTTCCGCTTCCCGCCGGCTGCCATCTCCATCGAGGACAACCGCGACGTCGAGGAGTTGCGCGCCGTCGCCTCGTTCCGGGACCGCCTTGCCGCGCACGACCTCCTCCCCGAGAAGCATGATGACttccacatgatgctaag GTTCATGAAGGCCAGGAAGTTCGAAGCCGAGAAGGCAATGCAGATGTGGTCAGAGATGCTGAAATGGAGGAAGGAGTTCGGAACTGACACGATCCTTGAG GATTTTGTTTTTGAGGAACTGGATGATGTGCTGCGCTACTACCCTCAGGGCTACCATGGTGTTGACTGCGAGGGCCGGCCGGTGTACATCGAGAGGCTAGGGAAGGTGGATCCGAACAAGCTCATGCAGATCACGTCGGTGGATCGCTACATCAAGTACCATGTCCAGGAGTTTGAGAGGGCCTTCAGGGAGAGGTTCCCTGCCTGCTCAATGGCTGCTAAGAGGCACATTGACTCCATCACTACCATCTTGGACGTCCAGGGTGTG GGGTTTAAGAATTTCTCCAAGACTGCAAGAGAACTAGTACACCGGATGCAGAAGATTGATAGTGACTATTATCCTGAG ACACTCCACCAAATGTTTGTCGTGAACGCTGGCAGTGGATTCAAGTGGATCTGGAATAGTGTGAAGGGCTTCCTTGACCCAAAAACTTCATCCAAGATTCAT GTGCTCGGTTCGAACTACCAGAGTAGGCTTCTTGAAGTAATAGATTCGAG TGAGTTGCCAGAATTCCTTGGTGGTTTATGCACATGTAGTGACAAGGGTGGTTGTCTTGGATCGAGCAAAGGGCCGTGGAATGATCCTTATATATTGAAG CTGATCCACAATTTGGAAGCTGGATGCGTGAGGGAAATCAAACCTATTTCTGAGGTGGACGAAAGAAGCAGCTCTTCCTTTCGGCTGGAACAGATGAAA TGGCAGGGCATGTTAAGTGATACATCAAATGCTGAATCAGGATCTGATGTTGATGATTTTGGTCCGTCATTTGTTCATAAAGTTTCTGACTATGGTTGCTTGACTCCAGTTCATGAGGAA GTAATTGATCTAGCAACTTCTTTTGCCAAAGTTGCGGATATTGATAGAAATCTTGGGAATGAAAGCGCTGCAGTCAAAGGTTTAAAGGAAGCAATTGAATGCCTTGAGAAGCTGAAGCTAGGTTCTAAGCAAGCTAGTCTTGAACAAAGG CGCCTCTCTGTTTTGGACTTCCTGCACAACCAATTGGCAGATAACACTATGTCATAA